One Thermoanaerobacter pseudethanolicus ATCC 33223 DNA window includes the following coding sequences:
- a CDS encoding ISL3 family transposase produces MQGNYITNFLKSEDTILEGVVENDNRIELHIKMKQKPHICPRCGEITSKIHDYRVQRIKDVPLFGKPTVIVLKKRRYVCKHCGKKFYEHVDYLPRYHRMTNRLSIYILQQLKKQQSMKDISEVTGVSITTVMRLLDTIGVEPDYKTLPEIISIDEFKGNSGGRKYHCIIVDPKERKILDILKDRKQENLSEYFKRFKDRNKVKWVIIDMWRPFSDTVKTYFKGAKIAIDKFHFTRYIYWAIENVRKRIQKELPDNKRKYFKRSRKLLLAKYDTLTTEQKEELEVMFWYSDDLRIAYLLKEEFNDKVLKCKNSKEAKIELKRWIQLAKESKIDEFKRCVQVFNRWFEEITNAFDIPYTNSVTEGYNNKIKVLKRLAYGYRNFHRFRKRILYCNA; encoded by the coding sequence GTGCAAGGTAATTATATCACAAATTTCTTAAAATCTGAAGATACAATTTTGGAAGGTGTTGTAGAGAATGACAACAGGATAGAGCTTCATATTAAGATGAAACAGAAACCACATATTTGTCCAAGGTGCGGGGAAATAACATCTAAGATTCATGATTATAGAGTACAAAGAATAAAAGATGTACCGCTATTCGGGAAACCAACAGTGATAGTACTAAAAAAGAGGAGATACGTTTGTAAACACTGTGGCAAGAAATTCTATGAACATGTAGACTATTTACCACGTTACCATAGAATGACCAACAGATTATCTATTTACATACTACAACAACTAAAAAAACAACAAAGCATGAAAGATATATCTGAAGTTACAGGGGTATCAATTACGACTGTGATGAGACTTTTAGACACAATAGGAGTAGAACCTGATTATAAAACATTACCGGAAATTATCAGTATAGACGAATTCAAAGGGAACTCTGGAGGCAGGAAATATCATTGCATTATTGTAGACCCAAAAGAAAGAAAAATATTAGATATTTTAAAAGACAGAAAACAAGAGAATCTAAGTGAATATTTCAAAAGATTTAAAGACAGGAATAAAGTAAAGTGGGTTATTATAGACATGTGGAGGCCTTTTTCAGATACAGTAAAAACATATTTCAAAGGAGCTAAAATAGCAATAGACAAATTTCATTTTACAAGATACATATATTGGGCGATAGAAAATGTAAGAAAGAGAATACAAAAAGAGCTACCAGACAATAAAAGAAAATATTTCAAAAGAAGCCGTAAGCTTCTTCTTGCAAAATATGATACTTTAACAACAGAACAAAAAGAAGAATTGGAAGTAATGTTCTGGTACAGCGACGACTTAAGAATAGCATACCTTTTAAAAGAAGAATTTAATGATAAAGTATTAAAATGCAAAAATTCAAAGGAAGCAAAAATAGAATTAAAAAGATGGATACAGTTAGCTAAAGAAAGCAAAATTGATGAATTTAAAAGATGTGTGCAAGTATTTAACCGTTGGTTTGAAGAAATAACAAATGCCTTTGATATACCATATACTAATTCTGTAACAGAAGGTTACAATAATAAAATTAAGGTGCTAAAAAGGCTTGCATATGGCTATAGAAATTTTCATCGATTTAGAAAGAGAATATTATATTGTAATGCTTAA
- a CDS encoding DUF5643 domain-containing protein, which translates to MKFLCLIYRSDRRGLYELSLSWSGFDNNSVEKGSFIDIAFSGDNNSIPEVLNLSIEFKGLKYNTFNFSIHIDKNKFKGLKEVYAVNRTMEIDGQKITFEKVIIYPTRIALYIHYDPLNSKKILGYPDIGIVDEKGDIFGQISNGVSGTRKDDNNIILYFQSNYFKKPKELYVAFSKVKAIGKDKAEVIIDLKNKMILKKPDEKLKLNDIVYNKNDIQLTFTLEKIDNTNNLYSPFYSEFEDSSMKKYHFLGEEIHGGREGKVEEVLIRIPNVSYDNPIKLKIIDYPNFIGGKEVKVRVK; encoded by the coding sequence TTGAAATTTCTGTGTCTAATTTATAGAAGTGATAGGAGAGGCTTATATGAATTAAGTTTAAGCTGGAGTGGTTTTGATAATAATAGTGTAGAAAAAGGAAGTTTTATAGATATTGCTTTTTCGGGAGATAACAATAGCATACCGGAGGTATTAAATTTAAGTATCGAATTTAAAGGCCTAAAATACAATACATTTAACTTTTCTATTCACATAGATAAAAATAAATTTAAGGGATTAAAAGAAGTTTATGCTGTAAATAGAACAATGGAAATAGATGGTCAAAAAATTACTTTTGAAAAAGTCATTATTTATCCTACACGTATTGCTCTTTATATTCATTATGACCCTTTAAACAGCAAAAAAATACTTGGTTATCCGGATATAGGAATTGTGGATGAGAAAGGAGATATATTTGGCCAAATAAGTAATGGGGTATCTGGTACAAGAAAAGATGACAACAATATAATACTTTATTTTCAAAGTAATTATTTTAAAAAACCAAAAGAACTATATGTAGCTTTTTCAAAAGTTAAAGCAATTGGTAAGGATAAGGCGGAGGTAATTATAGATTTAAAGAATAAAATGATTTTAAAAAAACCGGATGAAAAGTTGAAGTTAAATGATATAGTGTACAATAAAAATGATATACAGCTTACATTTACGCTTGAAAAAATAGATAATACAAATAATCTTTATAGTCCTTTTTACAGTGAATTTGAAGATTCATCTATGAAAAAATATCATTTTTTAGGGGAGGAGATTCATGGAGGAAGGGAAGGAAAAGTAGAGGAAGTTTTAATTAGGATACCAAACGTTTCTTATGACAATCCAATTAAACTAAAAATCATTGACTATCCTAATTTTATTGGGGGAAAAGAAGTAAAAGTGAGAGTAAAATGA